DNA sequence from the Physeter macrocephalus isolate SW-GA unplaced genomic scaffold, ASM283717v5 random_5, whole genome shotgun sequence genome:
cattctctcactgttctggaggctagaaatctgaaatcaagctGTTGGCAGTGCCACACTctctccaaaggctctaggggaggatgcttgcctcttccagcttctggtggccccgGGCGGTCCTTGGCTTGTGACagcatcactcccatctctgcctctgtcttcacagagctgtcctcttccctctgtgtgtctctctcctcttcttataaggacaccagtcatgtcaGCTGAAggacccaccctactccagtatgacctcatcttaagtaattacatctgcaatgaccctatttccaaatacggTCACGTTCTGAGGCCCcagggagttaggacttcaatattATCTGGGGGGAgttggggacacagttcaacccataacacccaTTGAGAACCTTACACTCACCATGTCCTCACTGACCCCATCTCCCCAACTGGGACCTGAGCTGGAGAACTGGGTGtcacctccctttccctccccaacCTGACAGTCACTGCACTCTGTACATTCTGTGTCTCAAATGTCTTCCAATTCATTTTCACCCTTCCCACCGTCCCTGCCCCGGTCCAGTCTCTCCCACCCTGTCCTCGGTCCACCCCTGACTTCTTCCTTGACTCTGGCTCATAGTCTCCCATCCACCCTCCACACAACAGCGGGGGTTCTTTCTAAAGCACACATCACACCCTGCCCATCCTCACTCATTCAAGCTCCTTAACGTTGCCCATGCGGCCCGGCATGGGCTGCCTCTGCCTCCTGGACCCTGACCCTTCATGGAGCACATGGTGGGAGATCACCTAAACCCAGCCCTGGTGGAAGTCAGCTTGCCACCCACTCTGCACCTGTTCCCACTCAGAAAAAGatgaacagagaaaaacacacaatCAGGGGGACTCGTCACTCTTTTATATCCAATTACCTCAAGTGATTGGTTCTATTTGTCTACAATTCCCTGGCCATTCATTCACTGTTTCatgctttctcctctctctcccctatcCTCGGCACCTCCTTCTCACCCTGACCTTGCTTCCGACTCTACTGAGACAACAGAAGGAACCAGGAGGCAACATTCACGTGCTCCTGACACTACATCACCACCTGCCTGCCTCCATGCCCTCCCCGTTTACTGTGGCAGAACAGCCCATGCCCCTTAGACCACCCCCTACTTGTGCCTTGAGTCCCACCCACCAAGCCCACTCAAGGACATGGCTCCAGcaattctcccctctctcctctgcagCATCAATCTCCCCCCTTCTGGATCATCCCTTTGGACACACAAACATACTGTGACATCTCCCATCTGAAATAAACCTCTGGAGATCCCGTGGGGAGATACCACCCCATTTGTGTGCTAGAAAGGATCATCTACACTGGCAATCTCTAAAGCCTCTCCTGAACCCCCCCAATCAAGCTACTGCCCCCACCACACCACCAAAATTGCCCCTTCCAGGATGACTGATGAATTCCTTATCACTAGCCCCAGTGGTCAGTTCTCAGTCCTCATTGGACTTGACTTCTAGGCAGCATTTGGCATCATTAAGCCTTCTCTCCTCCTGGATTTGCACTTCTCACTTGGCCTCCAGCACAGCAGACAGCGCTGGTTCTCCTTTCACTCTCTGACTGCGCCTCCGCAGTCTCCTTGGCCGACCCCAGCCCTCTACATCGGAGTGTCTAGCCTCAAGGCCATggacttctgctttttttttttttttttgaacgtGGACAatgtttaaagtctttattgaatttgttacagtactgcttctgttttttttgttgttgtttctctttttcgtttgtttttttggctgcgttgggtctttgttgctgtgcgcaggctagTTGCGGCGAGGGCTACTCCtcgtgtggtgcacgggcttctcattgcggtggcttctctttgttgcggagcacgggctctaggagcacgggcttcagtagttacggcacgcaggctcagcagttgtggcgcacgggcttagttgctccacggcatgtgggatattcccggaccagggctcgaacccgtgtcctctgtattggcaggcggattcttaaccactgcgccaccagggaaatccactTCTTTTCTATCTACACTTGCTCCCCTGCCAACCTCTCCCAGTCTTAAAGGTCATTATTCACTGACAATTACTAAATTCATATCTTAAGACTGAAACCTCTCCCCTGAAGCCCAGACTCAAATATCCAACTGCCTACCTGATCTTTGTACTTGGGCAAACTTGAACTCCTGATCCTCTTACAGCCCTTTGCCCGTCTTTGCTTCTGGCAGCTCCATTCTTCGTTACTCAGGCCAAAGTCACCGGGGTCATGTTCAactcctctttctctcacttCCTCTACCCAATTCCACCTCACCTCACCTCAGCAGCTACCACCCTAGTTGAAGCCACCACCACGACCTCTCACCTGAGCCACTGTAGTCACCTCCTCACTGGGCCCCAGAGTCCACTTTCGCTCCCTAAACTCAGTTTCTGCTACTGTTAACACCagagtcagggacttccctggtggcgcagcactgaagaatctgcctgccaacgcaggggacatgggttcgagccctggtcccgggaagatcccacatgctgcggagcaactaagcccgtgcgccaccactactgagcctgcgcacctagagcctgcacacctagagcccgtgctccgcaacaagagaagccactgcagcgagaagcccgtgcacctcaacaaagagtagcccccgctcgccgcaactagagaaagcccgtatgcagcaacgaagacccaacgcagccaaaaatgaataaataaatttactttaaaaaataattaaaaaataaaatcacacacacacacaccctatacTCCCCAATCCTTTTGCCTACTTCCATTTATTTCATGATACTTATCACCTTTTCACTTATATATCTTATTTTGCTAAATGTCTTACTCTCCCAACTACAAAGTGAGCTCCACGAGGGTACAGATTTTTGTCTTCTATGTTCACTGCACCTAGAATTgcgtaggcgctcaataaatatttgtttgagtGATGAATGAAGCACTGTTTGTGGAATGACCTTGAGAACTCCAGCAGGATGCTAAGCTACAAATTTCTCAGTGTAGACTTAACTCCATCATCCTACCTTCCGGCTAGAACCCGTGTTCTAGGTTCATTCCTGCCTCCATGCATTTCCTTAAAGTCATGCCTGTGCTAGGATCACCCCTTTCCAGCCAAGAAGCTCTCCCTCTGATCCCCCTCCCCGCGTGCCAGCCGTGACGTGTGTGGACAAGGGTCCCGCCAGGTAGGGTTGGAAGGTAGATGAGTTGCTATGGCTACTGCACCCGCCTGGGGCGGAATATCCCCAGGGTGCCCCGCCCCTACGGGTAGTGGTTAGCTGACCCCGAGCAGCCCCGCGCAGGGGCGGGTATAAGGGGCTGCAAACCCAGTTTTGTTACGCTCCCCCCACCAACCCACGCAGTTGTCATGGAAACGAACCGCTTCCCTCCAGCACcgtctccctccccttcccctaagAGAGACACAGGCATAGTTAGAGGGCTGGGTGGGCTGGAAGACGGTCCGAAAGGCTAGGAAGCCATTCGGTCCCGTCACTCTCCAAGGTCTCTCCCTCATCCTCCAAGGATTGCTACGCCTGCGCAGGGACGGAGTCCGGGTACCAAAGCTAGCGGGGAGAGAAAGGCGCGCATGCGTTGGAGGGTTTTGAGCGTGCGCTCTTGTGGCATCAGGGAGCTGGGGAAAGAGCGCTGCGCTAACCTTGCGCCTGCGCAACTGCGGCCCGCTTACGGAGGCCGGTGGAGGGCAATTCTGCGCTTGCGCTCTGGCGGGAGGAGTGAAACCCAAGAGGTTCGGGCGTTGGGGGACCGTCTGGCGCTAGGTGCGCCTGCGCCTTGGCTCGCGgggcggccgggggcggggcccagaaggggagggagaaagccggcagggggagggaagaggccgCAGAAGCCCGAGTCTTGACCGACGGGCAGGCGGGGGCTGCGGCGGCGCCGGTGAGTGACCCGCGGCCCAACTCGGTCCCCACCCTCCGCGACCCTCACTCTTCCCGGAGTCTCCCGTAGCCCCCTCCTAATCTCGGACCCTCATAACCCTCAGGGCTCCCCTTGATTCGTGGCAATCCCCAAAGCCCCCACAATCCCCGCAGACCCTAATGCCTAATATTTTATTCTCCCAGTTTCTCCACTGTCCTAGGAGCCCCCAGTTCACCATTATTTCTGGACTGCTCCTCTAAGGACCACTTCTCTTATTGGTCTTACAGACGTCCCATTGCCCCGGAACCCCCAGAGCGCTCCTCTGCTCCAGATCCCCCCTTTCCTGCTGCATCTCCTCTTCAACATCTCCTTATCCCCATCACCCTCGTGCTTCTTTGACCCCCGAGATACCCCATTCTCCTTCCATTTCCCATCCTCCTATGCCCCCAATTCTCCTTAACTCCCGCAGACACCCCCTCTTCCGCTTTTCCTTATTTCCCTCCATTCCTCCATACCCATACCCAATTAACATCAACTCCATGGCCTGGCACTTTGCGCCGTGCCAGGCACAAGATGAGCGCTCAGCCGGTGTCATCTATTATTAGGCACTCTGACGGACCCCCGCTGCTCGTCGCCTCCGTCCGTCCTTCGCCCCCACCCCTATCCCCGGGGACATAGGAGACGGTATCGGGGCGGCCGGGGTGGGGCGGGCGGCGCAGGGCCGCTGAACCCCTGCCAGCGCCGTGCGCCCTGTGCCCGCAGCGCCGGCGCCCCCCATGCGCCAGGCGGCCGGACGGCGGCGTCGGGGGGCGCCATGGCCTCGGCGGCGGCGGGCGAAGCGGAAGAGACCACCCGGCTGCGCAAGCCGCGCTTCTCGTTCGAAGAGAACCAGATCCTGATCCGTGAGGTGCGCGCCCACTACCCGCAGCTCTACGGCGCTCAGAGCCGTCGGGTGAGCGTGGCCGAGCGGCGGCGTGTGTGGGACGGCATCGCCGCCAAGATCAACGGCATCACCAGCTGGAAGCGCACTGGCCAGGAGGTGCAGAAGCGCTGGAACGACTTCAAGCGCCGCACCAAGGAGAAGCTGGCGCGCGTGCCTCACTCCACACAGGGCACCGGGCCTGCCGCCGAGGACGCCTTCTCCGCCGAGGAGGAGACCATTTTTGCCATCCTGGGGCCGGGTGTGGCGGGGCCAGGAGCTGGTGCAGGGGCAGAGCAGCCCTCCGCGGCCGCCTCTTCACAGCCAGCGGCCCCAAGCGCCTGCGCCCAACGCTGTGGGTTGTCTGAGGACCGCAGGGAGGACCGACGGGCAGGTGAGTTCCTTCAGCACATCACCTTAGCAAAAGCAAACAGAAATTTTACTTTGTGCCTGGCGCTGTTCCAGGCCCTTTATATGGTTCATCAGATCCTCACTATAGCTGTGGGAAGGGGGGTACTggtataatccccattttacacctgtggagactgaggctcagaaaagtgtAGTAAATGGTCAGAGTCGGGAATGGAACCCAGAACCAGGAGGCttggctccagagtccacacATGGGATCATCAGCTCACGCATGATTTCATTAAACTGCAGTGTAGGGGGAGTGACTCTGAAGGCAGATAGTCTGGGCTCCAGTTACAACTTTGCCACTCAACTGTGTCATTTGGGATAAGTTATTGCACATCAgattctgcatctgtaaaatggggataaaaaatgGTCCCCACCTCAAAGAGTtgctgggaagattaaatgagttaatatgtgtaattTGCTTGGTACATTACCTCCTTGCTAGCTATTGATATAATTACCAGTGCTGTGAAGCACGAACTGTTTCACCACTTTATAAATCAAAGACTCAGGGAGGTTTGGAAGTCTTCCCAAGGTCATGCCCTGAGTAGAGGAGCTGGGGAGAGTGGAGTACAAAACTTCCCACTCAGCCTTGACTCTGGATGATTATTTCTTCTACAGCTATTCTCTAGGCAACTGCCCCGAGCTGGACAATGTTGGGGACAGAGATGTGACTGAGACATCCTCAGGCCTTCCCTTCTGGGGCTCACAGTCCACTGGGGGAGACAGACCCATGCATAGACAGTGATGACTCAaagcaggcagggctgggctgtgagAGTCCCTAGGGGACATCTGATCCAGACTGGGAagtcaaggagggcttcctggaggaggagccaTCAGAGCCGAGATGCAAAGCGTGAGGATGAAGAAGAGATGGGAAAGTGTTCCTGGAGAACAGCATGTACAGTAGCTTGGAGACAAGAAAGCTTGGCCAGTTTAGGAAACTGAGAGATGCTGCCCAgttaggggaggggaggaagggagagtggaAAGATTAAAGAAAGGACATGTTTTGAGATGAGATCAGAGGGGTCAGCAAAGGCCAAACCTTGTAGGGCCTTTAGGCTGAGATAAGGAGTTCAATTTTATCCTAAGTACTATGGGGAGCCCTACAAGGGTTCAGAGAAAGAGGGGGCACATGATCCAACAAGGCAGCTCAGGATCATGTAATTTCTGAGAGGTTCATTCACccccccagggtcacacagcaagtaagtaaGTAGAAGGGTTGGAACTTGAATATAAGTTGTGTCCAACTCACCGTCCATGCACTTAACCACTGACTAGATGGCCtgatatataccatatatatacatacatatatatgtaaatatgtaagtagtttacatatatataaacaattaaTATTGACTACGAGTTATTGGGTGTTCCAGAATTGGATCACACGTGGTTTAAAATAAACGtcaggactttggattttatcttgAGGACATTTGCGAGGCATGAAAGTGTcttaagccagagaaagacacaaTCACTCGGGACCCTTGTACTCAATATGAATCAAACCTCATTGTTTCTACCTGTGAAATGGCCCCATTGAACCAGGGCAGAGATGGCAAACTTATTACTTCAAAAGCTGTACAACCccttaatcattcattcaacagatatttattgagcacgtaTTCTGAGGCAGACACCATggtaggtgctgggaatactctGAAGAAAGACAGTTTTCCTTCCCttatggagctgacattctagttaTGGGAGACAGACCACAAACAAGTAATCCCCGAAAGCAGATTATACAAAGATGTGATAAGAACTAAGAGAAGTAAAACAAAGCATGTTAAGAGGTTAGTGAGTGATGGAAAGGGGGCCTCTGTAGAGAGGGGAAATTTGAGGAGAGGACCTGAATGGAGAGACTGAGCCAAGtagatatctgggggaagagtactgcagctggaggaaacagcaggtgcaaaggccctgaggcaggtaTGTGCTTAAAGTGTCCTTGATTAGAATCTCACACAGAGATTACCCACTgtgtaaaactcttaaaagaggAACTGCTCTGATTGAAGGACAGGAACAGGGCCTGGGGCAGCCTGAGGCATCTTTGTTGACACTGGAAGGAGAGATAAGAACCATCTATCTTGTGACCTAATATTTGAATGAAAGAACAATAACAACCACACTGAGactttattatgtgccaggtactggccTATGCCCTGGCCCATGGTAATTCAATTAATGCCTGTAACGGCCCTCAGGGAGATATTCTGTTACAGGTTTACTTGGTCCTATGTTCACACACATCCATTTACCGGTGGGGAAACTTGAGGCCCAAAGGTTGCGAATAACTATGATTTTAACTCTCACAGTGGTCCTTACATGACGCCTGTGAGCCCTGTGGGCATGAAGGCTGGGccccttttctgttctttttactcGGTAGACTAGAAAAGTCATATATATTTCCAAGTGGCTGGAATTCTCATACCCTTTATGAAGAGGACTCGCCACCGTCAAGCCCACAGCCCCAGCCCAAGGAATGGTTAAAAGCATAGGCTCCAGAACCTGCCTGGGTTCAAAGTCCTCTTCTCCCATTCACCAGCTCTGTGACACCTCTTTGGGCCTCAAgtcacctcatctgtaaaatgggctaatacTGATAGCACCTACCCCAGAGACTGGCTCGGAGGACTGGGTGAAATAACATAGGAGAACTTAGCCACTGCGCCCAGGGTCGGCCAGGAAAGTGTCCAACCACCGTTAGCTCTGGTTATTGTCTCTCTGCCAGCCTCTCCTACTTGCCCAGGCCGGCTGGCCCAAAGAGTCTGGAGCCCCAGCCTTCGAgcctgggggtgtgtgtggggtagCGATCCTGGTAGAGGGAACAACATATGCACTGAGGCAAGGAAGAAGAATAGAAAGGGGCAAAAGCTGAGGCCTTGTAGCCCTAGAGAGAGGCCTGGACTGTCCCCCGTGGGTGCTGGGGAGCTGTGGGAGGGTTGTTGCCAggacctggggcctggggcccaaTCAGTACTGACTCCCAGGAAGCCACAGTTCTTTTCTCATTAAAGACAGAATTTTGTGCTGGACATTGTTCTAGGCGCTGGGtaaacagcagtgaacaaaacaaagccctGCCTGATGGAGCTGACataaggaggaggagacagaccACAAACACAGAGCGATCCCATGCCAGGTGGAGataagtgctataaaagaaaTCAGGTAGGgctaggagagagaaaaggacagagcTGCTTCAGACGGAGGGTCAAGGAAGGTCTCTCCAAGGAGGCCATGTTTGAGCAGAAGccggaggaggtgagggagggagcgaAGCAGGTGTCTGGGGAAAGATCTTTCCAGGCTGAAGGAACagaaagtgcaaaggccctgaggcaggagcggGCCTAAAGTGTATGAggacccaggacttccctggtggtccagtggttaagactctatgcttccaacgcagggggctcgggtttgatccctgatcggggaactaagatcccacatgcctcccggcgtggccaaaattaaaaaaaaaaaagtgtatgaggACCTGCAGGGAGGCCAGTTTGGCTGGAGTCAAGTGAacgaaagagagagtgagagaaggagTGGGAGATGAGGTTAGGGAAGCAATGGAGGCACATCGTGGGAACCTTGAAAACTTTGCTTTTACTGTGGGTGAGATAATAGCCACAGGAGGCTTTTGAGCAGAGAAGGACATctcacttgtatttttttttaacacctttattaagGTAGAATTCTCATATCATACAACCCACCCATTTAaagcgtacaattcagtggcttttagtatattcatagagctGTGCAACTATCACTACAATcaattatagaacattttcatcactccgaaaagaaaccctgtacctctTAGCCATCAACCCCCTGCCTCGTTCCCCCATCTCtgcccagccctaggcaaccactaatctactttctgtctctgtaagatttgcctattttggacatttcatgtaaatggatcATATGACATGTGGTCCTTTGTGAGTAGCTACTTTCCTGTAGCATAACTGTGGTGTATTTTAGTTGGACCCCTGAAGCTGCTGGTGGAGAACAGACTCtaaggggtgggggtgtgggctgggagccCAGTGAATAGTCCAGGTTGGGAGATGGTGGTGGTTGGACCAGGGTGGGGGCCGTGGAGGAGGACAGATGTTGGGTTAGTTTGAAGGCAGAGCCAACGGTATTTGTACACGAGTGGTGTCTTGGGAGAGAAGAGTGCGTTTTTGTCGTGAGCAGCTAGAAGGATGGAGCTGCCATCATCTGAGATGGGGTGGCTGAGGGAGGACCAGGTTGGGGGAGGACCAGGAGCTCAGCCGGGCAAGGGGGTTGGAGGCATTATAGGACGGGATTATTGGAGGGGATATGCCGAGTACACAGCTGGAGGGAGAGGTTCAGGCTGGTCCCGGAAATCTGGGCGCCTCTGCACGCAGACTCTTCAAGTCCGTGAGCACGAATGAGATCCCAGGTGAGAGGAGGCGGAGGAAGCCCCGCAGGCTTGGGGTTAAACTGGCACAGACCAGAGTTGAGACTGAAATCCTGCCATCTGATTGGAGAGAGCCCCCTACTCCCCGCCTCCAGAAGTTCCCCCCTCTCCTACTCCAGCCACCCAACCTCTTTTCCAGGCcctcctcccctggagcctccccaGGATCCAGCAGTGCTGCctgagggggggcggggggcgggtctGGATGGTTCAGAGCCTTCTAGCATGTTGGCTTTTACACTGAATGAGATAAGAGCTGCTTGGCTCGGCAGGGGACCTCCAGGACCCCGTTCCAGTAAGGCTGGTATGGGCCATCAgattattgttaaatatattgTTTCCCTCCCCTGGGTCATGGGGCTTCTGCTCCAAGGCATGACCTGACTTAGGTTTGGAAAGGATGCCTTTGGgtgcagggtgggtgggaggtgggaaAGGGAAATCATGACAGCGTTAGGGGTCCCCCACATCTTACCTACATCTCTCTCTCCACAGATACACCAGCCCACAGCAAGGGGGGCTCTAGGAGCCCGGAGCCTTGGGCCAGACCCTCCTGCACTCCTCAGGAAGGGGGCTGCCAGGCACCCAAGGAGCGTGAGTCCCCGCCCCCTCCGGCCCTGCAGACCATCCAGCTGCCCCGCCTGGCCTTGTCTCCACCCCCCGCAGcccctccactgccaccaccccccGAGCCACCGCAGCAGGTCCAAGTGGCACCCTCGCCctccagctccccctcccctccactgccTCCACCCTCGGCCCCAGACCCCTCCCTGGACTTCCTGCGGGCCCAGCAGGAGACTGCCAACGCCATCCGGGAGCTGGCCGGCACCCTTCGCCAGGGACTGGCCCAACTGAGCGAGGCCCTCAGCGCCCTACTGCCCCTTCTGCCCGGAACCCCCGCTGACCCAttgcccccgccccctcccccacctccaccgcCCAGGCCTGTCTtgtcccccccctcccccaaggtgGAGGTCACCCCAGAGCCTGTGTCCGTGGTGGCTGCTGTCGTGGACGGGGCTGTAGTGGCAGCCAGGGGGGTGATCATTACCCCTAGGAGCGAGGAGGGGGCCCCCcggctgccccctgccccactcaCTCCCCATGACTCCCCGCCacacaaaaggaggaaaagtttccctACACGGAAGAGGCGGGGGCGGTGGAAATCTCCATGACATCTGCTGTGGGGTTCAAGCTTGTTGGCGCACCTTCTGCCTGCACCTCCTCCCCCCAGCTTAGCCCAGTGGAGGAGGGCAATGCACTTACCCCATCCCAGCTGCACCCCGGCTCCCTGCTGCGGGGCACGAGCACCCCACTCCTTGTACTAGTTAGTGCCTGATTCTGGGGGGCCTCCTTGATGGGCCCCCCAGCCCTTTTCCAGTACAGCGCTGTCTGCCTGGCTGCTTTCCTTAACCCTGACTTCTAAGCCAtggattttatgttatttattattgCCGTTCGTGGGTTGCGGAGGGAACCTGCACATCCCCCGTCCCCTAACAAAACTCCTGGCCTTGACTTGAAGACAACTGAcccacttcccctccccagaCTTTGGAGGGGCTGGGAGTTTCAAGACAAGTCAGAATATGGATGAAGAGGCTACTGCAGTCTGTACCCTGGGGGCGGGTGGAGTTCTCACTGGTGTAGGTTGAGCCTTCTGCCTCATGTTGCAGTCTCTGACCTCCAGAGCTCAACCCCCTCTGTGCTCCCCAGTGGTAACAAGATatcaataaacttatttttaatataattacttgGGGCTCTGTCTGAGACAGGCCTGAAGTTCCAACACCTACACCTGACTCATCCCTCCGTGGGCAGGTGACACCCCCTTGAAGTTTTAGAGGCTGGTGgttttccagactttttttttttccttaaagccaTCAAGTCCTGTGTTCAAATCTTATTCCTACTTTTTCATCCTTCAGATACCACCCTAAATGTCATCTCTGGGAGGACATCCTGGATTCCTTACCCCGGGCTAGGGTGGGTCTGCTTCTTAGATTGTCTCTCAGCATCCTGTGGTCACTAAATGAACACATGCCTTTATCTATTTAAAGCCTGCTTCCCGTATAGTTTCATGAAGGGAGGAGCTGGTTCTCTTTTTTACTCCCAAACTGGCTGCAGAGCCTGGTAGCAAAGTAGCTAATAGCCATCACCCTGGACTCAGACCTGGCTCGACCCCTGGTGCTGCCCTGGCCAGTTGTGTAACTACGGGCCTCCactgtcctcatctgtaatacGGGCATAAAGATTTAGGTGTCTTTGGTGCCTAGAACTGCATTCTCTTCATCCCTCAGGTcacagctcaaatatcacctcctcggGAAAGCCTTTCCTGAgccccccctccctttcccccagcaGTCATGAAAGAAAGGCAGTTAAGTAATCATTTGAGTAAATTTAAATTGAATGTCCCTCCATCACCAGGATGAGCCTTGTCGGGGCAAGGCCTGAGCCTATCTtagtcactgctgtgtcctcagcaTTGCCCAACACAGAAGAAAGTTTGAATCTTTGAAGTAACGGGAGCttaaaaacaacttttcattTATGGTGCGCCTTTTCTGGGTCGGGTACCATGCTAAGCATTTATTTGCATGTTTGCATTTTAACCTGAAGGTAGCCAATGAA
Encoded proteins:
- the MYPOP gene encoding myb-related transcription factor, partner of profilin; the encoded protein is MASAAAGEAEETTRLRKPRFSFEENQILIREVRAHYPQLYGAQSRRVSVAERRRVWDGIAAKINGITSWKRTGQEVQKRWNDFKRRTKEKLARVPHSTQGTGPAAEDAFSAEEETIFAILGPGVAGPGAGAGAEQPSAAASSQPAAPSACAQRCGLSEDRREDRRADTPAHSKGGSRSPEPWARPSCTPQEGGCQAPKERESPPPPALQTIQLPRLALSPPPAAPPLPPPPEPPQQVQVAPSPSSSPSPPLPPPSAPDPSLDFLRAQQETANAIRELAGTLRQGLAQLSEALSALLPLLPGTPADPLPPPPPPPPPPRPVLSPPSPKVEVTPEPVSVVAAVVDGAVVAARGVIITPRSEEGAPRLPPAPLTPHDSPPHKRRKSFPTRKRRGRWKSP